CCGCTACATCGAGATCTGGAATCTGGTATTCATGCAATACAACCGCGACAGCGCCGGTACGCTGCATCCGCTGCCGAAACCGTCGGTCGATACCGGCATGGGGCTGGAGCGTATTTCCGCCGTCATGCAACATGTGCACAGCAATTACGACATCGACCTGTTTCAAAGCCTGATCAAAGCCGCTACACGCGCCACCAACACGCAGAACCTTGCCGACAATTCGCTCAAAGTCATCGCCGATCATATCCGCGCCTGTTCGTTTTTGATCACCGACGGCGTCATCCCGGGCAGCGAAGGTCGCGGCTACGTGTTGCGCCGCATCATCCGCCGCGCGATCCGGCATGGTTACAAGCTGGGACAGAAACAACCATTCTTTCACCAACTGGTGGAAGACTTGAGCCAAGTCATGGGTCAAGCGTATCCGGAACTGACCGCTGCCAAAACACGCGTTGCCGCCGTGCTGCTGCAAGAAGAAGAGCGCTTCGCCGAAACATTGGAAAACGGCATGCAAATTCTGGAAGCCGCGCTCAGCCAGAACAGTAAAACACTGGATGGCGAAACCGCTTTTCGCCTCTACGATACCTTCGGTTTCCCGATCGACTTAACCGCCGATATCGCCCGCGAACGCAATATCGCTGTCGATCATGCCGGTTTTGAACAAGCCATGGCACGCCAGCGCGAGCAAGCACGCGCCGCGAACAAATTCGCGATGCAGGAAGGCCTCGACTACAAAGGTGACCAAACCACGTTCTACGGTTACGACAGGTTACAGCACGAAGGCCAGGTATTGGCCATTTACAAGCAAGGCAGCGCGGTGGATTTTGTCGAAGCCGGTGACGAAGCGGTGGTGGTGCTCGATCAAACGCCGTTTTACGCCGAATCCGGCGGTCAGGTCGGTGACTGCGGCGAATTGCTCGCTGCCAATGGCACTTTTGAAGTCACCGACACGCAAAAAATTCAAGCCGGGGTATTCGGGCACAAAGGCCTGCTGCGCAGCGGCCGCCTGGTAGTGCGGGATACCGTGCAAGCCCGGGTCAATCCGCAAACCCGCGTCAGTACCGCCAACAATCACTCCGCAACGCACTTGCTGCACGCGGCATTGCGCAAAGTGCTCGGCACGCATGTCACGCAGAAAGGTTCGCTGGTCGATCCTAACCGGCTGCGTTTCGACTTCTCGCACAACGTACCGATGAGCGCCGACGAAATCCGTGAAACTGAGCGCCTGGTCAACGAGCAAATCCGCAATAACTGGGTGGTCGAAGCGGCTTCGATGAAATACGACGATGCGATCAAACGCGGCGCGATGGCGCTGTTCGGCGAAAAATACACGGACGTGGTGCGCGTCATCGGCATGGGCGAATTCTCCACCGAATTATGCGGCGGCACGCACGTGCCGCAAGTCGGTCAAATCGGCTTATTCAAAATCGTTGCCGAATCCGGCGTTGCCGCCGGTATCCGCCGCGTCGAAGCGGTGACCGGAAAAGGCGCGATCGATTACGTGCAGCAACGCGAAGCGCAACTGCTCGAAATCGCCCACGCATTAAAAGCCAACCCGCAGGAAGTCACGCAAAAAATCGCGCAAATCATCGACAACGTGCGGCAAACCGAAAAAGAACTGGCACGCCTGAAAACCAAAATGGCCAGCTCGCAAGGCGCCGACCTGGCATCGCAAGCACAGGATGTTAATGGCGTGAAAGTCTTGGCCGCCAACCTGGAAAACGCCGACGCCAAAACCCTGCGCGAAACGCTCGATCAACTCAAAGACACACTGAAATCCTGCGCGATTGTGCTTAGCACCGTCACCGACGGCAAAGTCACGCTAATCGCCGGTGTCAGCGCCGACCTCACCGGCAAAATCAAAGCCGGAGAACTGGTCAACTTTGTCGCCCAGCAAGTCGGCGGCAAAGGCGGCGGACGGCCGGACATGGCGCAAGCTGGGGGAACGCAACCGGAGCAACTGCCTGCGGCGCTTCAAGGTGTAAAAGGGTGGGTTGAAACGAAAGTCGTGCAGTAATCAAAACTGCCTGCTTATAGGTTGGAATGCTATTGACGAAGTATCGCATGAGGAAGTATGGCATTGATTAAATACGAATTAATCATTTACTGGAGCGAAGACAATCATACTTTCATCGCCGAAGCTCCGGAATTACCCGGTTGCATGGCAGACGGAGAAACCTACGAGTTAGCTGTTGCCAATATAAAAACCGTCATCGAACAATGGATAGAAACCGCTCGCGAATTGGGCAGAGCGATCCCGGAGCCTAAAGGCAGATTAATGTTTGCGTGATGGAACTGTTAAAACGACAAAATCAAAGCCGAGAACTGATCAAGCTCGTCGCGTAACAAGCCGGCGGCGGGCGGCTGGACATGGCCCAGGCAGGGGGTACACAACCGGAGCAGTTGCCTGCGGCGCTTGGGGGGTGAAAGATTGGGTTGAGAAAAAAACTCACGGGGTGATCGCAATATTCGCGATTGGAGACCTGGTTTCGTGTTACGTACAAGATTATTGGACAAAATGTCTTATATATTAAGTTGTAAGAATTACTAGCGTTGTTTACAGTATTTGGGAGAATACTGTAGATGAACATACACAAACGCACCCGATTAACTTTATTAGATCGTCAGGAAATCTGGCGGCTTTATCAAACCCGGCTGTGGAAGGTGGCGCATTTGGCGGAACGCTTTCATGTCAGCCGGCCAACGATTTATGATGTACTGAAACGCGCGAGACTGCAGGAATTTACGCCGCGTGACAGCACCAATCAGCGGTTCAAGACGTTGCAATACGGTCTTAAGCGCCTGGCTAAGGTCGAACAAGCCATCCAGGAACGGCTCAAGCGTGAAGCCAAACGCTATAACAAGTCTTACCCAGGTGAGCTTGTTCACTTTGATACCAAGCGGCTTTCCTTGTTGAAAGGGCAATCCGCCAATGAACCTCGCGAGTACCTGTTTGTGGCCATCGATGATTTTTCCAGGGAGCTGTATGCCGATATTTTTCCCGATAAAACTCAACACAGCGCAGCTCGCTTTCTCATAGACACTGTCATTGCCCAATGTCCGTATCAGATCGACTGCGCTTATTCCGATAACGGCAAGGAATTTAAAGGAACTGACGGCCATGCCTTCGGCAAAGCTTGCACACAACACGGTATCGGACAGAAGTTTACCCGCATCAATCGTCCGCAAACCAATGGCAAAGCCGAACGAGTCATCCGCACCCTGATGGATATGTGGCACAGCCAGATTTCCTTTAAAGACTGCGCCGATCGGCGCATTCTGCTTTCCCGTTTCATTAACTTCTACAATACCGTCAAACCTCATAAGAGTTTGAATAATGCTACCCCTTATGAAATACTTC
The DNA window shown above is from Nitrosomonas sp. Is35 and carries:
- the alaS gene encoding alanine--tRNA ligase, whose protein sequence is MKSSEIRQKFLEFFESHGHTIVASSPLVPGNDPTLLFTNAGMVQFKDVFLGQDKRPYVRAVSSQRCVRAGGKHNDLENVGYTARHHTFFEMLGNFSFGDYFKRNAILFAWDFLTGTLNIPREKLWVTVYAEDDEAADIWLNEVGVEPSRVVRISTMDNFWQMGDTGPCGPCSEIFYDHGPDVAGGPPGSPDADGDRYIEIWNLVFMQYNRDSAGTLHPLPKPSVDTGMGLERISAVMQHVHSNYDIDLFQSLIKAATRATNTQNLADNSLKVIADHIRACSFLITDGVIPGSEGRGYVLRRIIRRAIRHGYKLGQKQPFFHQLVEDLSQVMGQAYPELTAAKTRVAAVLLQEEERFAETLENGMQILEAALSQNSKTLDGETAFRLYDTFGFPIDLTADIARERNIAVDHAGFEQAMARQREQARAANKFAMQEGLDYKGDQTTFYGYDRLQHEGQVLAIYKQGSAVDFVEAGDEAVVVLDQTPFYAESGGQVGDCGELLAANGTFEVTDTQKIQAGVFGHKGLLRSGRLVVRDTVQARVNPQTRVSTANNHSATHLLHAALRKVLGTHVTQKGSLVDPNRLRFDFSHNVPMSADEIRETERLVNEQIRNNWVVEAASMKYDDAIKRGAMALFGEKYTDVVRVIGMGEFSTELCGGTHVPQVGQIGLFKIVAESGVAAGIRRVEAVTGKGAIDYVQQREAQLLEIAHALKANPQEVTQKIAQIIDNVRQTEKELARLKTKMASSQGADLASQAQDVNGVKVLAANLENADAKTLRETLDQLKDTLKSCAIVLSTVTDGKVTLIAGVSADLTGKIKAGELVNFVAQQVGGKGGGRPDMAQAGGTQPEQLPAALQGVKGWVETKVVQ
- a CDS encoding type II toxin-antitoxin system HicB family antitoxin — translated: MALIKYELIIYWSEDNHTFIAEAPELPGCMADGETYELAVANIKTVIEQWIETARELGRAIPEPKGRLMFA
- a CDS encoding integrase core domain-containing protein; protein product: MNIHKRTRLTLLDRQEIWRLYQTRLWKVAHLAERFHVSRPTIYDVLKRARLQEFTPRDSTNQRFKTLQYGLKRLAKVEQAIQERLKREAKRYNKSYPGELVHFDTKRLSLLKGQSANEPREYLFVAIDDFSRELYADIFPDKTQHSAARFLIDTVIAQCPYQIDCAYSDNGKEFKGTDGHAFGKACTQHGIGQKFTRINRPQTNGKAERVIRTLMDMWHSQISFKDCADRRILLSRFINFYNTVKPHKSLNNATPYEILHAYFNQPLCKQP